Proteins found in one Pontibacter sp. SGAir0037 genomic segment:
- a CDS encoding glycosyltransferase family A protein, which yields MGNRPLISVLMTAYNREKYIAEAIESIIGSVYNNWELIISDDCSTDTTLEIAKAYAAKDNRIKVYSNEYNLGDYPNRNRAASLASGEFLMYVDSDDLLFPDAMEQCLGLFDQFPEASFGIYNPDATIAKALEAKQIINQHFFVKPCLLIGPGGTMIKHDFFRQIGGYPTKYGPANDCYFNLKATSKVITILLPFELSYYRRHEGQEINNKYAYLANNYLYLKDALNELNLPLSLSEKNFILNKNKRRFLINIIKYYTRTKDFARTRIALKATDYGIKDLMNGIFH from the coding sequence TAGAAAGTATTATAGGGTCTGTTTATAATAACTGGGAGCTTATTATTTCAGATGACTGCTCTACTGATACTACTTTAGAAATTGCAAAAGCATACGCAGCAAAGGACAACCGGATAAAGGTATATAGTAATGAGTATAACTTAGGTGACTATCCTAACAGAAACCGTGCAGCTAGTTTGGCATCTGGTGAGTTTCTGATGTATGTTGACTCTGATGATTTACTGTTCCCTGATGCGATGGAGCAGTGCCTGGGGCTTTTTGATCAATTCCCTGAAGCTTCGTTTGGTATTTATAACCCTGATGCTACCATAGCAAAGGCTTTAGAGGCAAAGCAAATTATTAATCAGCATTTCTTTGTAAAACCCTGTTTGTTAATTGGACCGGGTGGTACTATGATTAAACATGATTTTTTCAGGCAGATTGGTGGCTATCCTACTAAATACGGTCCAGCTAATGATTGTTATTTTAATTTAAAAGCAACTTCTAAAGTTATCACTATATTGTTGCCTTTTGAGCTAAGTTATTATAGAAGACATGAAGGGCAGGAAATAAATAATAAATATGCTTATTTGGCTAATAACTATCTTTACCTTAAAGATGCATTAAATGAACTTAATTTACCTTTAAGTTTATCGGAGAAAAATTTTATACTAAATAAAAACAAGCGTCGATTTTTAATAAATATTATAAAATACTATACCAGGACTAAAGATTTTGCTAGAACAAGAATAGCGCTGAAGGCAACTGATTATGGTATAAAAGATTTAATGAATGGAATATTTCATTAG